The following proteins are encoded in a genomic region of Flammeovirga pectinis:
- the fahA gene encoding fumarylacetoacetase has product MINRTHNNQIKSWVEVDKKSDFPIQNLPYGIFSTATQSKRVGVAIGDQVLDLEAVAKLGHFDSIINDHSVFSQDTLNNFITLGKQIHSAIRECIFDLLSENNPLIQAENVLFDYSTVTMHLPIKIGDYTDFYSSEEHATNVGVMFRGKDNALLPNWKQMPVGYHGRSSSIVVSGTDIYRPKGQKMPPDAETPIYGASSRMDIELEMGFVVGKSTALGETVKVDAAEDYIFGLLLFNDWSARDIQKWEYVPLGPFLGKNFGSTVSPWIVTLEALAPFRVESPVQKPTPLPYLQSTGKHTFDINLEVGLTPKDGNKTIISRSNYKYLYWNMCQQLAHQTVNGCNINVGDVCASGTISGPTKNSFGSLLELSWNGKTPIVLEDGQERSFLEDYDSISLKGYCDNGSLRIGFGEANGMLLPSK; this is encoded by the coding sequence ATGATTAATAGAACGCATAATAACCAAATTAAATCGTGGGTAGAAGTTGATAAAAAATCAGACTTTCCTATTCAGAACCTTCCTTATGGAATTTTTTCAACAGCTACTCAATCTAAAAGAGTTGGTGTAGCAATTGGAGATCAGGTACTTGATCTTGAAGCTGTTGCAAAACTTGGCCATTTTGATTCTATCATAAACGATCATTCTGTTTTTAGTCAAGATACTTTAAACAATTTCATCACTCTTGGTAAGCAAATACATTCAGCAATAAGAGAATGTATTTTTGATTTATTGAGTGAAAACAATCCACTTATTCAAGCAGAGAATGTTTTATTTGATTATAGTACAGTAACAATGCATCTTCCAATTAAAATAGGTGATTATACAGATTTCTATTCATCAGAAGAACACGCTACGAATGTTGGAGTAATGTTTAGAGGTAAAGACAATGCACTGTTACCAAATTGGAAACAAATGCCTGTAGGATACCATGGTAGGTCTTCTTCTATTGTAGTTTCTGGAACAGATATTTATAGACCAAAAGGACAGAAAATGCCTCCTGATGCTGAAACTCCAATATATGGTGCTTCTAGTAGAATGGATATTGAATTAGAAATGGGATTTGTTGTTGGTAAATCTACTGCCTTAGGAGAAACGGTTAAAGTAGATGCTGCTGAAGATTACATTTTTGGCCTTTTACTGTTTAATGATTGGTCAGCAAGAGATATTCAAAAATGGGAATATGTTCCTCTAGGACCTTTTTTAGGAAAAAACTTTGGCTCTACAGTTTCGCCATGGATTGTAACGTTAGAAGCTCTAGCACCATTTAGAGTAGAAAGTCCAGTGCAAAAACCTACTCCATTACCTTATTTACAATCTACAGGTAAACATACTTTTGATATTAATTTGGAGGTTGGACTTACTCCTAAAGATGGAAATAAAACTATAATTTCACGATCAAATTATAAGTATTTGTATTGGAATATGTGTCAGCAATTGGCACATCAAACAGTAAATGGTTGTAATATTAATGTAGGTGATGTTTGTGCTTCGGGTACTATTTCTGGTCCTACTAAAAACTCATTTGGTTCTCTTTTAGAATTAAGTTGGAACGGTAAAACGCCAATTGTTTTAGAAGATGGACAAGAGAGAAGTTTTTTAGAAGATTATGATTCTATCTCTTTAAAAGGATATTGTGATAATGGAAGTTTAAGAATTGGCTTTGGAGAAGCAAATGGTATGCTTTTACCTTCTAAGTAA
- a CDS encoding LamG-like jellyroll fold domain-containing protein, giving the protein MKKILLLLMFITSTMLGVAHSENTNYINDDDLYTETPINIANEEEEPLLDKIYNFIFSSKNVTYSTTTFHENEANNGTIRNTIEVTLSGTTFNGSQGTDLIGSGAVEVKNLPSGLSPYVIINSSNTATITLNGIANVHRSQDDISNIQIIFKNSAFSGSTASQVSNSTKSNVEIDFIDGFSSGNTVDIDDEQRDPQIDIVIGFNNVLGEQIDEDGTYLNIIAGTPFSPVHTSTQYEIFREEDTGLTDSETIQSGKILIGFPWDIFYNAPTFTRNSFEVSKGYYNDKTSIQWQVSNNSDLITFFKIYRREFDPSNENHSVNYKLVATLDNTSYSYDDYDVEGGVLQEYKVVADGLGDLEIEYTSFITGIGFRNPTATITGNITFEGGNPVQDVIVRAQPQGGEIVLQSFSAKVNGTGYVESKMEARELPTDFTLQSWFKFDGNSSGELFKMFNGSSYYDLDYIKSDNDIKLTLHSPSLSKDITFTLTGSLPNGESDGAGEDIIIPYAEVMEEFNNFSLVLSPNDIPKLYFNGRLMDGNYSSTIPAEISHLVDITTVNTDSITYQPITGDKCYFRVADGFKGYFDDIRIWSSALSNDDVQKNYRRYLSGAERGLEIYLRIDEGTGSYAYDLSKEEFTFHKRHSFLLNTEWSQETPTITQLGIFGVTDMFGNYVITSIPYAGNGGSYAVTPMFGVHEFDPGQQVVFIGEGSEVINKLDFKDISSFIFRGIAYFDVRGQYSSLRKVDDVTQIEDAGYNQYLVTIDGTKIMYNQGHYFKNEIGELYEYPKIFLDEANVYVDGNMVLDENKSPVVTGKDGFFQIQVPIGNHYVEVRKNGHGLVHDGRFPAEGYYEFFENHETPKPFVDTTRVSVVGRVVGGQVEAEKLIGFGFDGIKEVDFFHTADSSETVVISSTNNLGTAKITFDYLPYGADPATGYLSTSFYTNNKTGEYKAELIPINYIINEVSGAVIESNPDVILLSGSEEVDYSPYTNDKRAVFKDSVGNEIQSEPYKFVQNFIYRSTPQVTVENQTYEFLVSEENDTSVTYPVYEQLYEYQIDLLAFEEYENKEINTTFTVPVTDGQYYVTNNLARSSSDRFEKDPEEENKVTYYFTAGLPLMNAPFRKGMSVMLRIKDVDYAPDNLLSEGIIFGGKSDGSQLFVTKAPDIPDIILRDPPGSGSSASIEAGTELTIETSMNALTSSSFEQGLTLKLGTTVTTGGADAGPENTVEAVNDVESGFSVSYNSDYGEGFTKSYSFSQTISTSDSEGFVGSDGDLYIGHSKNLQYGSYNRLSATDTIVKGIDNTTFIRHNDDGSLDTVYINKQKALYFNEAPSSTFFIYSQKHIITTLIPEYESFITALENGSLDSDDEGVLSKTEYETQIKLWQEIIQNNERTKYRAFNDQDNFLSEVIASITANEDQYNLDHNNSYTQNYLNFVNKHFKDNISIDYGVGGVERTVSTFTASGSSYAYEVALDYTFAHTFGKEINDTGDEVTTSFGVSQGFAKSDASESAESTSFTYSIVDNDDDNYLSIDVVNPFDGNGPIFRTLGGRTSCPHEGPLLSNYFDSENYEQGVIGAGGTALAIATQAIEVPVISANVTDITNIPEDDMAVIELTLLNNTNADLNENVSFMLYIDNTTNPHNIKSNIPQGGVEVEVPHDQTVTYTVFLEKSKPDVYDYEDLSIVLESICMGSDLQESVEVSVHYVPSCTRIEVQKPLEKWVMNATTAFNDDGSTNPLPIILGDYSRTYDSFEKVRLEYRKSTSPTWTRLYTYYNNAQSYADAVAAQESKIDMITDDNITFSWDIGATGLSDGDYEIRAISYCDNGTEYISDVVPGKVDLNIPVAFGTPSPRNGILSAGQDLTLKYSENILYNSAISNIEIVGQTNDQEIAHGTSVYFEGSNNTATFEKPSISDQNFTIEFWMRNLSTEANSIIFKQENGMEATLSGNTLTWTVEGSSTYSVSSPILDDDLFHHYVFVYDGTDSGTLRMYQDDQELGFTNTGAFAIPNRNNLVFGGSTFKGNILELRIWSKALSLSDAYAQMYKSLLGSEQNLQGYWPMDEGRENVVNDKARNKHGIMNAEWDIRPKGTAYNFENNDYLTLDNVNFVQLSSQMDVTLSFWVKMDQSQEATIFSNGKGDGTDVIEANGKANKWSVDVHTNGKLYLNNEGIAYELTNDIVDGEWHHVAIVLNRLGAMKTYVDADLTTSNIANDITGLSGNKYFIGARGFNNNGTYEIDQKFVGKIDELRLWNLARTKEQISRDRYFEVDFSTTGIMLYARMNEPDPLDNLAPTYYHMDANNIVSTSTSIMVAATPAFDEDAPALKPKRNLEMFAVTHVINGDEMIINPIISNWSVLEGQVIDITVSRLFDEKGNRQVSPITWTAYIRKNQVVWSVKDGLDYVNLQNYVGINQSFDITVENFGGTPQDFNIKNVPTWLTLSQTSGQLDPDSRRIITAEVNNNLSVGEYTTDLYLDTEYNYDEKIKLDLRVLENEPDWSADATQFGYNMNVVGKIKIDNIYAEDAHTKIGVFVDKEPRGEAELIYDENWDDYFLYLTIYSDAETVENLSFKIWDATTGRVLDAEIDGNATIAFVQDQILGTKATPSIFSNTNVMEQSLALNQGWTWVSLAVSDTRFNDLDALTSEMQLSNGDRIVAQSEFDVYDQSIGWSGSISSNAGMTNVKMYKMKLADANDLELKGDMVDNNNFEVTIANGWNWLPYPVLNNLNVNDALAYYEASNGDIIKGQNHFAVYNDLVGWVGTLSFLKKGEGYMLKSNGISQQFAYPKVFSNARQNGESDNSDAFENNAYEFNMSTIVEVPDGYDQVYVYNNEHHDIRGVGNVIEIEGRNLAFITVYGNADENLTFSLKDNLQFTDAGEEFVFEDDAVYGTFITPIQLGEVIASNEDIDLNPGSLKVYPNPSSSEFNLSFQLDKGHDYHLIVYSMNGRVVEKQDITGVVGANIVTIGETYNTGVYVVEIITSDGTFTERIIKK; this is encoded by the coding sequence ATGAAAAAGATACTCTTGCTATTGATGTTTATTACATCAACCATGCTAGGGGTGGCTCACTCAGAAAATACAAATTATATTAATGATGATGATTTGTATACAGAAACCCCCATTAACATAGCTAATGAAGAAGAAGAACCTCTTCTTGATAAGATATATAACTTTATTTTTTCTTCTAAAAATGTGACCTATTCAACCACTACGTTTCATGAAAATGAAGCTAATAATGGTACTATTAGGAATACTATAGAAGTAACATTATCTGGTACAACATTTAATGGAAGTCAGGGTACAGATCTTATTGGATCTGGAGCTGTTGAAGTAAAAAACTTACCTAGTGGATTAAGTCCTTATGTAATTATTAATTCTTCTAACACTGCAACCATTACATTAAATGGTATTGCGAACGTACATAGAAGTCAAGATGATATCAGCAATATTCAGATAATATTTAAGAATTCAGCATTCTCTGGTAGTACTGCTAGTCAAGTTTCAAATTCAACAAAATCTAATGTTGAAATTGATTTTATTGATGGGTTTTCTAGTGGTAATACAGTAGATATTGACGATGAACAAAGAGATCCTCAAATAGACATTGTTATTGGGTTTAACAATGTATTGGGAGAACAAATTGATGAAGACGGTACTTATTTAAATATAATTGCTGGTACTCCTTTTTCACCAGTTCATACATCTACACAATATGAGATATTTAGAGAAGAAGATACAGGGTTAACAGATAGTGAAACAATACAGAGTGGTAAAATTCTTATTGGTTTCCCTTGGGATATATTTTACAATGCACCTACATTCACTAGAAATTCATTCGAAGTTTCTAAAGGATATTATAACGATAAAACTTCTATTCAATGGCAAGTATCTAACAACTCAGATTTAATTACATTTTTTAAAATCTATAGAAGAGAGTTTGATCCAAGTAATGAAAACCACTCTGTAAATTATAAATTAGTGGCTACTCTTGATAATACATCTTACTCTTATGATGATTATGATGTAGAGGGTGGCGTTTTGCAAGAATATAAAGTTGTTGCAGATGGTTTAGGTGATTTAGAAATCGAATACACTTCATTTATTACAGGTATTGGCTTTAGAAATCCTACGGCTACTATTACAGGTAATATTACTTTTGAAGGTGGAAACCCAGTACAAGATGTAATAGTTAGAGCTCAACCTCAGGGTGGAGAAATTGTACTTCAATCATTTAGTGCTAAAGTTAACGGTACGGGTTATGTAGAATCTAAAATGGAAGCAAGAGAACTTCCTACTGATTTTACGTTACAATCTTGGTTTAAATTTGATGGTAATTCTTCTGGAGAGTTATTTAAGATGTTTAATGGATCATCCTACTACGATCTCGATTATATTAAATCAGATAATGATATTAAATTAACTTTACACTCGCCTTCTTTATCAAAAGATATAACGTTTACGCTTACTGGTTCTTTGCCTAATGGAGAATCTGATGGAGCAGGAGAAGATATTATTATTCCTTATGCAGAAGTAATGGAGGAATTTAATAATTTCAGTTTAGTTTTATCACCAAATGATATTCCTAAATTATACTTTAACGGGCGTTTAATGGATGGGAATTACAGTTCAACAATTCCTGCAGAAATAAGTCATCTAGTAGATATTACAACAGTAAATACAGATAGCATTACATATCAACCAATAACTGGCGATAAGTGTTACTTTAGAGTAGCAGATGGATTTAAAGGTTACTTTGATGATATAAGAATATGGAGTAGTGCACTAAGTAATGATGACGTTCAGAAGAATTATAGAAGATATTTAAGTGGAGCAGAAAGAGGTTTAGAAATTTACCTTAGAATTGATGAAGGTACTGGCTCGTATGCTTATGATCTTTCTAAAGAAGAGTTTACATTTCACAAAAGACATTCATTTTTATTAAATACGGAATGGTCTCAAGAAACACCAACAATTACTCAATTAGGTATTTTTGGTGTAACAGATATGTTTGGTAACTATGTAATTACTTCTATTCCTTATGCAGGTAATGGTGGTTCTTATGCAGTTACACCTATGTTTGGAGTACATGAGTTTGATCCAGGTCAGCAAGTTGTATTTATTGGAGAAGGTTCTGAGGTAATTAATAAATTAGATTTTAAAGATATATCTTCATTCATTTTTAGAGGTATAGCCTATTTCGATGTTAGAGGTCAATACAGTTCTCTAAGAAAAGTAGATGATGTTACTCAGATAGAAGATGCTGGTTATAATCAATACTTAGTAACAATTGATGGTACAAAAATAATGTACAATCAAGGACATTATTTTAAAAATGAAATTGGAGAATTATACGAGTATCCAAAAATATTTTTAGACGAAGCCAATGTTTATGTTGATGGTAATATGGTATTAGATGAAAACAAATCTCCTGTTGTAACAGGTAAAGATGGTTTCTTCCAAATACAAGTACCAATTGGTAACCACTACGTAGAAGTTAGAAAAAATGGACATGGTTTAGTACATGATGGTAGGTTCCCTGCTGAAGGATATTATGAGTTTTTTGAAAATCATGAAACACCAAAACCATTTGTAGATACAACGAGAGTTAGTGTAGTTGGTAGAGTTGTTGGTGGACAAGTTGAAGCTGAAAAACTTATTGGTTTCGGTTTTGATGGAATTAAAGAAGTTGATTTCTTCCACACAGCCGATTCTTCAGAAACGGTAGTAATATCATCAACAAATAACCTCGGTACGGCAAAAATTACTTTCGATTATCTTCCTTATGGAGCAGACCCTGCTACTGGATATTTATCAACTAGTTTTTATACAAATAATAAAACAGGTGAATATAAAGCAGAGTTAATTCCTATAAATTATATCATTAACGAGGTTAGCGGTGCAGTAATAGAAAGTAACCCAGATGTTATTCTACTTTCAGGAAGTGAAGAAGTAGATTACTCACCATATACAAATGATAAACGTGCAGTTTTTAAAGATTCGGTTGGAAACGAAATCCAATCAGAACCTTATAAATTTGTACAAAACTTTATTTATAGATCTACTCCTCAAGTTACTGTCGAAAATCAGACGTATGAATTTCTTGTTTCTGAAGAGAACGATACCTCTGTAACATACCCTGTTTATGAGCAATTGTATGAATATCAGATTGATTTACTCGCTTTTGAGGAATACGAAAATAAAGAAATCAACACAACATTTACAGTTCCAGTTACAGATGGTCAATACTATGTAACGAATAATTTAGCAAGATCTAGTTCTGATAGATTTGAGAAAGATCCGGAAGAAGAAAATAAAGTAACGTATTACTTTACGGCTGGATTACCTTTAATGAACGCTCCTTTTAGAAAAGGAATGAGTGTAATGCTAAGAATTAAAGATGTTGATTATGCTCCAGATAACTTACTTTCAGAAGGTATTATCTTCGGTGGTAAATCAGATGGTTCTCAATTGTTTGTAACAAAAGCACCAGATATTCCAGATATCATTCTAAGAGATCCTCCCGGTTCTGGTAGTTCAGCTTCTATTGAAGCAGGAACAGAATTAACAATAGAGACTTCGATGAATGCACTTACATCGTCTTCTTTTGAGCAAGGATTAACACTTAAATTAGGTACTACAGTTACCACAGGTGGTGCAGATGCCGGACCAGAAAATACTGTTGAAGCAGTTAACGATGTTGAGAGTGGTTTTAGCGTAAGTTATAACTCAGATTATGGTGAAGGTTTTACTAAATCTTATTCATTTTCTCAAACAATATCAACAAGTGATAGCGAAGGTTTTGTTGGTTCTGATGGTGACTTATATATAGGTCATTCAAAAAATTTACAATACGGATCTTATAACAGATTATCTGCTACAGATACAATTGTAAAAGGAATTGATAATACTACATTTATTAGACACAACGATGATGGTAGTTTAGATACTGTTTATATCAATAAACAAAAAGCGTTATACTTTAACGAAGCGCCTTCATCTACGTTCTTTATTTATTCTCAAAAACACATTATCACTACATTAATTCCAGAATATGAGAGCTTTATTACAGCCTTAGAAAATGGATCACTTGATTCTGATGATGAGGGTGTACTTTCGAAAACTGAATATGAAACGCAAATAAAATTATGGCAAGAGATTATTCAGAATAATGAGAGAACAAAATACAGAGCATTTAACGATCAAGATAATTTCTTAAGTGAAGTTATTGCATCGATTACAGCTAATGAGGATCAGTACAATTTAGATCATAACAACAGTTATACTCAAAACTACCTTAATTTTGTCAACAAGCATTTTAAAGATAACATCTCTATAGATTATGGTGTTGGCGGTGTAGAAAGAACAGTAAGTACATTTACAGCTTCTGGTAGTTCTTATGCTTATGAAGTAGCTTTAGATTATACATTTGCTCACACTTTCGGTAAAGAAATTAACGATACGGGTGATGAGGTAACTACAAGTTTTGGTGTAAGCCAAGGTTTTGCAAAATCAGATGCATCAGAAAGTGCTGAATCTACTTCTTTTACTTATTCTATTGTTGATAATGATGACGATAACTATTTAAGTATAGATGTAGTAAATCCATTTGATGGTAACGGTCCTATTTTCCGTACCCTTGGTGGTAGAACTTCTTGTCCGCATGAAGGTCCTTTACTTTCTAATTATTTTGATAGTGAAAATTACGAACAAGGTGTAATTGGTGCCGGTGGAACTGCATTAGCAATTGCTACTCAAGCCATCGAAGTTCCAGTTATTTCTGCTAATGTTACTGATATTACAAATATCCCTGAAGACGATATGGCGGTAATTGAATTAACATTATTGAATAACACGAATGCTGATCTAAATGAAAATGTGAGCTTCATGCTTTACATTGATAATACTACTAACCCTCACAATATTAAATCTAATATTCCGCAAGGAGGTGTTGAAGTTGAAGTTCCACATGATCAAACAGTGACTTATACGGTTTTCTTAGAAAAATCTAAACCTGATGTTTACGATTATGAAGACCTAAGTATTGTTTTAGAGTCTATTTGTATGGGGTCTGATTTACAAGAATCAGTTGAAGTATCTGTACATTATGTGCCTTCTTGTACAAGAATAGAAGTTCAAAAACCTTTAGAAAAATGGGTAATGAATGCTACTACTGCATTCAATGATGATGGATCTACTAATCCATTACCAATTATTTTAGGCGATTACTCTAGAACATACGATAGCTTTGAAAAAGTAAGATTAGAATACAGAAAATCTACTTCTCCTACTTGGACAAGATTATATACTTATTACAATAATGCTCAATCTTATGCTGATGCTGTAGCTGCTCAAGAATCAAAAATTGATATGATTACTGACGATAATATCACTTTTTCTTGGGACATAGGCGCAACCGGTTTAAGTGATGGTGATTATGAAATAAGAGCCATTTCTTATTGTGATAACGGTACTGAATATATTTCCGATGTTGTGCCTGGTAAAGTTGATTTAAACATTCCTGTTGCCTTTGGAACACCTTCTCCTAGAAATGGAATATTATCGGCAGGGCAAGACCTTACTTTAAAGTATAGTGAGAATATTTTATACAACTCTGCTATAAGTAATATTGAGATTGTTGGCCAAACCAATGATCAAGAAATTGCACACGGTACTTCGGTATATTTTGAAGGAAGTAACAACACTGCAACTTTTGAAAAACCTTCAATAAGTGATCAGAACTTTACAATTGAGTTTTGGATGAGAAACCTTTCTACTGAAGCGAATTCTATCATTTTCAAACAAGAAAATGGAATGGAAGCAACGCTTTCTGGAAATACGCTTACTTGGACTGTTGAAGGAAGTTCTACATACTCTGTTTCTAGTCCGATTTTAGACGACGATTTATTCCATCACTATGTATTTGTATACGATGGAACAGATTCTGGAACTTTGAGAATGTATCAAGATGATCAAGAGTTAGGATTTACAAACACAGGTGCTTTTGCTATTCCTAATAGAAATAATTTAGTTTTTGGTGGTTCTACTTTCAAAGGAAATATTCTTGAATTAAGAATTTGGTCAAAAGCATTATCACTTTCTGATGCATACGCTCAAATGTATAAATCATTACTTGGTTCTGAACAAAATCTACAAGGCTACTGGCCAATGGATGAGGGAAGAGAAAACGTTGTTAATGATAAAGCAAGAAACAAGCACGGCATTATGAATGCGGAATGGGATATTCGTCCGAAAGGAACTGCTTATAATTTTGAAAACAACGATTACTTAACGCTTGACAATGTAAATTTTGTACAACTCTCAAGTCAGATGGATGTAACCTTATCATTCTGGGTTAAAATGGATCAGTCGCAAGAGGCTACTATTTTCTCTAATGGTAAAGGTGACGGAACAGATGTAATAGAAGCCAATGGCAAAGCCAATAAATGGTCGGTAGATGTACATACAAACGGTAAACTTTACCTTAATAATGAAGGTATTGCATACGAGTTAACCAATGATATTGTAGATGGAGAATGGCATCATGTAGCAATAGTTTTAAATAGACTTGGTGCTATGAAAACATATGTTGATGCTGATTTAACTACCTCAAATATTGCAAATGACATTACAGGTTTATCTGGTAATAAATACTTTATAGGAGCAAGAGGTTTTAATAACAATGGAACTTATGAGATAGATCAGAAATTTGTAGGTAAAATAGATGAATTACGTTTATGGAATCTTGCTAGAACAAAAGAGCAAATCAGCAGAGATAGATACTTTGAAGTAGATTTTTCTACAACAGGTATTATGCTGTATGCTAGAATGAACGAGCCAGATCCTTTAGACAATTTAGCTCCTACCTATTATCATATGGATGCCAATAATATTGTTTCTACATCTACTAGTATAATGGTTGCTGCAACGCCTGCTTTCGATGAAGATGCTCCAGCATTGAAACCGAAAAGAAACTTAGAAATGTTTGCCGTAACTCATGTTATTAACGGTGATGAAATGATTATTAACCCGATCATTAGTAATTGGTCAGTATTAGAAGGACAGGTTATTGATATCACTGTTTCTAGATTATTTGATGAGAAAGGAAACAGACAAGTATCTCCAATTACTTGGACTGCATATATCCGTAAAAATCAAGTGGTATGGTCTGTAAAAGATGGTTTAGATTATGTTAATCTACAAAACTATGTAGGCATAAATCAATCTTTTGATATTACTGTAGAAAACTTTGGAGGAACACCTCAAGATTTCAATATTAAAAATGTTCCTACATGGTTAACGCTTAGCCAAACTTCTGGTCAACTCGATCCAGATAGTAGACGAATTATTACTGCAGAAGTAAATAATAATCTTTCTGTAGGAGAGTATACAACAGATTTATACTTAGATACAGAATACAATTACGACGAGAAAATAAAACTTGATTTAAGAGTTTTAGAAAACGAACCTGATTGGAGTGCAGATGCAACTCAATTTGGTTACAATATGAATGTTGTTGGTAAAATTAAGATTGATAATATTTATGCAGAAGATGCGCACACAAAGATTGGTGTTTTTGTTGATAAAGAACCAAGAGGTGAAGCTGAATTAATTTATGATGAAAATTGGGACGATTACTTCTTGTATCTAACAATATATTCAGATGCTGAAACTGTAGAAAATCTTTCATTCAAAATATGGGATGCCACAACTGGTAGAGTACTAGATGCTGAAATTGATGGAAACGCTACTATAGCTTTTGTTCAAGATCAAATTTTAGGAACTAAAGCTACTCCTTCAATCTTTAGTAATACTAACGTAATGGAACAATCATTAGCGTTAAATCAAGGTTGGACTTGGGTATCTTTAGCAGTTAGCGATACTCGTTTTAATGACTTGGATGCCTTAACTTCTGAAATGCAATTAAGCAATGGTGATAGAATTGTTGCTCAATCTGAATTCGATGTTTACGATCAATCTATTGGGTGGTCTGGAAGTATTTCTTCTAATGCAGGAATGACAAATGTCAAAATGTATAAAATGAAATTAGCCGATGCCAATGACCTTGAACTTAAAGGTGATATGGTTGATAATAATAACTTTGAAGTTACTATTGCAAACGGTTGGAACTGGCTACCATACCCTGTATTAAATAACTTAAACGTAAATGATGCCTTAGCTTATTATGAAGCAAGTAATGGAGACATAATCAAAGGACAAAATCATTTTGCAGTTTATAATGATTTAGTAGGTTGGGTAGGTACTTTATCTTTCTTGAAAAAAGGAGAAGGATACATGTTAAAATCAAATGGTATATCTCAACAGTTTGCTTATCCTAAGGTATTCTCTAATGCTCGTCAAAATGGAGAAAGTGATAATAGTGATGCATTCGAAAACAATGCATATGAATTTAATATGAGTACCATTGTTGAAGTACCAGATGGATACGACCAAGTATATGTATACAACAATGAGCACCATGATATTAGAGGTGTAGGTAATGTTATTGAAATTGAAGGTAGAAACTTAGCATTCATTACTGTTTATGGTAATGCAGATGAGAATCTTACTTTTAGTTTAAAAGACAACTTACAATTTACAGATGCAGGAGAAGAATTTGTATTTGAAGACGATGCCGTTTACGGAACGTTCATTACTCCAATTCAATTAGGAGAAGTGATTGCATCTAATGAAGATATTGATTTAAATCCTGGTTCTTTAAAAGTTTATCCTAATCCTTCATCTTCTGAATTTAACTTATCATTCCAGTTAGATAAAGGACATGATTACCACCTTATCGTTTACTCAATGAACGGTAGAGTTGTTGAAAAACAAGACATTACTGGAGTTGTAGGTGCAAACATTGTTACTATCGGAGAAACATACAATACAGGTGTTTATGTGGTAGAAATAATTACTAGTGATGGTACATTTACAGAAAGAATAATCAAAAAATAA
- a CDS encoding tail fiber protein: MLLKTQYLTLLLLITLTVCGGNLFAQDSGGLVIQGIARNSTNIPIPNKLVHFKFRVTNSDNSINYYTESEAILTDAQGVFAHVIGNGSNQTGSLANIPYEKDGLMLTISMPVDGSENIISQQKFNYVPYAYSALNGAPSGTIISYVGSTAPDGWMLCDGSNVPTGTALKDIIGLTKSPDLRGIFLRGTGTSTSYKNSSDSFVKGPSLNGYQKDKLRDHGHDNDISVSLSNAGSHNHDYNRLEDNSGTDVTGYAAGVNKRDNFSRSTGSDGSHNHTATLSGTINDANGGAVSTETRPINYGVTYIIKL; encoded by the coding sequence ATGTTACTTAAAACCCAATATCTCACTTTACTACTACTGATAACCTTAACCGTCTGTGGTGGTAATCTATTCGCTCAAGATTCTGGAGGATTAGTTATTCAAGGAATTGCAAGGAATTCGACAAACATTCCTATCCCTAATAAATTAGTCCATTTTAAATTTAGAGTGACAAATTCTGATAACTCAATCAATTATTATACAGAATCTGAAGCTATACTAACAGATGCTCAAGGAGTTTTTGCACATGTTATTGGGAACGGAAGTAATCAGACAGGAAGTTTAGCAAATATACCTTATGAGAAAGACGGGTTAATGCTAACAATTTCAATGCCGGTAGATGGATCTGAAAACATCATTTCACAACAAAAATTCAACTATGTCCCTTATGCATATTCTGCCCTAAATGGTGCTCCATCTGGAACAATCATTTCTTATGTTGGTAGTACTGCTCCTGATGGTTGGATGCTATGTGATGGTAGTAATGTACCTACTGGAACAGCTTTAAAAGACATTATTGGTCTAACAAAATCTCCCGATTTAAGAGGTATCTTTTTAAGAGGTACAGGAACAAGTACATCTTACAAAAATAGTAGTGACAGTTTTGTAAAAGGTCCATCTCTGAATGGTTATCAAAAAGATAAATTAAGAGATCATGGTCACGATAACGATATATCAGTCTCTCTTTCTAATGCAGGTTCTCATAACCATGATTATAACAGATTAGAAGATAACTCTGGTACAGATGTAACTGGATATGCTGCAGGGGTAAACAAAAGAGATAACTTTAGTAGAAGTACTGGTTCAGACGGATCACATAATCATACAGCAACATTATCTGGTACTATTAACGATGCAAATGGTGGAGCTGTTAGTACAGAAACAAGACCTATAAACTATGGTGTAACCTACATCATAAAATTATAA